A genomic stretch from Diachasmimorpha longicaudata isolate KC_UGA_2023 chromosome 2, iyDiaLong2, whole genome shotgun sequence includes:
- the LOC135172831 gene encoding ribonuclease Oy-like, with translation MSTIRNLQFLLWGVLMATNVISAPADNFDVLVYAQHWPKTSCYAFKQRNGNDCTFTKYNRWSIHGLWPSSIRGSYPEYCKNGPEFNMNSVRPLIHELRMKWKTINSKISPESFWDYQWKKHGVCATSATKLETPQKYFKKALELNSQYDIEIILKKAKIIPGKSYSYQDITNTLRRHLKYHSQIICYETPGASYLREIRICFNKFLKVVDCPPVKTCASPMNIIYPDTLPKY, from the exons ATGTCGACCATTCGAAATCTTCAATTTCTTCTGTGGGGAGTTCTTATGGCCACCAATGTCATAAG TGCCCCAGCCGATAATTTTGATGTGCTAGTGTATGCCCAGCACTGGCCAAAAACGAGCTGTTACGCTTTTAAGCAGAGAAACGGAAATGACTGTACTTTTACTAAGTACAACCGATGGTCAATCCACGGGCTCTGGCCGTCGAGTATCCGCGGGAGTTATCCAGAATACTGCAAAAATGGACCAGAATTCAATATGAACAGTGTACGCCCACTGATCCATGAACTCAGAATGAAGTGGAAGACTATCAACTCAAAAATATCGCCCGAATCATTCTGGGACTATCAATGGAAGAAACACGGCGTGTGCGCCACTTCGGCAACGAAATTGGAAACTCCACAGAAGTATTTCAAAAAGGCGCTAGAGCTCAACAGTCAATATGACattgaaataatattgaagaaaGCTAAGATCATCCCCGGAAAGTCTTACTCTTATCAGGACATCACCAATACACTCCGAAGACATCTGAAATATCATAGTCAGATTATCTGCTATGAAACTCCG GGGGCGTCTTATCTTCGGGAGATCCGGATCTGTTTCAACAAGTTCCTGAAGGTAGTCGATTGTCCACCAGTAAAAACCTGTGCATCGCCGATGAACATCATCTATCCCGATACATTACCGAAATACTAA